The genomic interval AGGGACAGTGCAGAGGTGGCATCAGCACAACCTAAAGGCGGCATGCTTTCCTGGCACTTCCTCTGTAAAAATGCACGCGATGTGGCCTGGGCAGCTTCTACCGCATTCGTATGGGATGCAGCCAGAATTAACCTTCCAAGCGGTAAAAAAGCACTGGCGCAGTCCGTATACCCTATAGAAAGCATCATGGCGCCTAATGGCTGGGTAAGATCGACAGAATTCGTAAAAGGCTGTATTGAGATCTACTCCAAACAATGGTTTGAATATACTTACCCTGTTGCCACCAACGTTGCAGGTATCGTAGGTGGTATGGAATATCCCGGTATCGTTTTCTGCTCTCATAGAAGTACCGGCGGTGGATTATGGGGTGTAACCGATCATGAATTCGGTCACAACTGGTTCCCGATGATCGTAGGCTCTAATGAAAGGAAATATGCCTGGATGGATGAAGGCTTCAATACTTTTATCAACGATGGCTCCGGTAAAGTATTCAATAACGGAGAGTTTTACCAGAAACAACAGGGGCAGTCAATGGGACGTGCTATGAGCGGAGATCCCATCATGAGCACTCCTGATGTGATCCAGAGCAGTTACCTGGGTATTGCAGCTTATTACAAACCAGCAATGGGCCTGGGAATACTGCGCGACTATATCCTCGGTAAAGAACGCTTCGACTATGCCTTCCGCACCTATGTTGAACGCTGGGCATTTAAACACCCTACGCCGTGGGATTTCTTCCGTACAATGGAGAACGTAGCAGGTGAAGACCTGAGCTGGTTCTGGAGAGGCTGGTTCCTGAACAGCTGGAAGCTCGATCAGGCCGTGAAAGATGTAAAATATGTGAACAACGATCCTGCAAAAGGCGCACTGATCACTGTAGAAAACCTCGAGCAGATGGCACTCCCGGTAGTGCTTGCCGTTACCGACAGCAAGGGCCGGACAGACACAGTAAAACTGCCTGCCGAGATCTGGCAGCGCGGCGGCAGCTGGACCTTCAAACATAATTCAGATTCCAGGATCACTAAAGTAGTAATTGATCCTGACAAAGCTTTCCCGGATGTGGATCCTTCCAACAATGTCTGGGCCGGTGGTTCGAAGAAAGTACCTGCCAATGTGAGCGCAAAGGACGTTCTCAACAAATACCTGCAGGCCATTGGTGGTGTTGATAAGGTCAACGCCATCAAAGACCAGACTATCACGGCTACCGGTTCTGTTCAGGGTACTCAGATCAAAATGACAAAGAAATTCAAATCGCCCGACAAATTCCTGCTGGATGTATTCATCCCGATGATGAATGTTCACGCTACCAAACTTGTTGTAAACGGAGATAGCGTTTCTGCTATACAGATGGGTACACCTACACCGGTAGATGCTGCATCCAAAGAACGCATCAAAGCTAACCTGGCGCTGATCCCGGAAGTGGGCTACCTGAAAGATGGCGTTGAAATACACCTGTCGCCCAACATCGTTACTGACGACAACGGTACCGACACTTATCTCATCACCGTAAAAGAAGATGAGGATCTGGTTACTGAGTTATATTACGATGTTACTACAGGCTTCCTGGTAAAGAAAATAAGCCGCAGCGGAGAACAGGAAACTGGTGCAATTGAAACCAGTGATTACAGAGACGTAAACGGTGTGAAATTCCCTTTCCTGCTGAAGAATAATATCGGTGGACAACAGATCGATTTCAGGGTAGACGAAATAAAAACAAACAGCGGTCTTACAGATACCGATTTTAAATAACGTATACAGAAAAGATTATTTGTTGAAGGAGAGGCCCTTCTGTTGGTAAGTACTTATTATCCGGCAGAAGGGCCTCTCCTTTGGCTTTTTTTGTCCGTAATTATTTATATTGTGGATTATTACCTGTCCTGACTAAACAGGACAACTTGTGTATCATACAGGCCTATAACAACACTAACAAACCCCGGAAGCAATTCCAGTAAACCCAACGCGAATGACGATAAAGGGGACATTTCGAGCAATTACCCTGATTGGTGCAGATACCCTTGATCTAAATGAGAGAAGCAGGATCATTAAAGTAAACATTCTCGCCATAGTCACCGGTGTAATGGCATTATTCTTCGGGACATTCTTCTATATTGTCTCAGGAAAGCTTGGTCTTTTTTTAGGCACTTTCGTGGAAGGATCTGCCTGTTTTTATGTTATATTCCTCAACAAAAAACGCAAGTACGACATAGCCGCATTCTATCTGCAGATGATCCACAACGCAGCGACATTCTATTTTGGCTGTTTACTGTCGGACGTTGTCGAAGCCAGTTTGCTCGCTATATTTCTCATCGGAACATCCCTGCTGATTGTAAAAGATAAAATGTTCCGCACTACCTGTATTGTAGTGGCAATGATCACGCTGGTCATGCTCGAAGTGAACAGGCTGGCGGGCATTATTCCGCCATATGATTTTAACCCGCTCAGCAAGATCGTTATCCATTATTCAGCTATACTTGTCATTGTATCCCTGAACATTCTCATCATTATGTTTTACGTAAAGCATAATGATGAACTGCTCAAGGCGCAGAAAGAACACAGCGAGAACCTGGAACATCAGGTGCAGATCAGGACTGCTGAACTGGAACAGGCCAATAACTATAAAAGCGTTTTTCTGCGGGAAACCAACCATGAGATCCGCGTGCCACTGAATGCCATCTACTCCATCAGTCAGTTACTGCTGATGGATGCAAAAAAGAATAATGATACAACCTATATAAAACAGGCAGAACACCTCTGCGCTGCCAGCCATCACGCCCTGGATGTGATCAATAACGTGCTGGAATTATCGAGAATAGAAGCAGGCAAGTTGCATGAAGTACACAATGAGGCTTTTGCCATCAGAGGTTTGCTGGACAATATCGTAGACACCGGCCAGTACATTGCGAAAGCAAAGGGTGTGCATATTGTACCGAACTATAATAAACGGAAACTTCCCACGCTTCTGGTCACCGACAAGGTAAAACTCACCCAGATCATTAACAACCTCCTGTTCAATGCAGTAAAATTCACGGCAGATAACAGCACCATTACTTTATCGGCGACTGTGGAAAATGACACCTGCTGCATCAAAGTAAAAGACCAGGGAGAAGGCATCAGCCAGGATATGATAGCTCCTATCTTCGATCCTTTCATTACAGGATGGAACAGCTTTTCCGGTGGCACCGGCCTGGGACTGCACATTGCCCGACATCTCGCTAACCTGCTGGGAGGTAACATTTCGGTGGAAAGCGTAGTAGGGAAAGGAACGGAATTCAGCTTGAGTTTTCCCTTGCAGGCCTGCGCAGTACCTGCCGCACAGGAAGAAGTACCTGAAATACGGATGGACGAGGCTCCTTATGCCGGCGTAAAAGTGTTGGTCATAGAAGATGATGATATGAGCCGGATCTATCTGACACAATACCTGCGGAGGCTGGGATGTGAATTGGAATCCTGCGGTACCGGCGCAGACACGATAGATTTGTTGCATCATTACACCCCCGATATCATCCTGGCAGACAGGCATCTGCCGGATATGGAAGCCGGAGAGATCCTGGCCTATGTAAGAAACGCACCTATGCTCAGAAGAGTTCCTGTGATAGTCATTTCAGGCGACGTTTTCGAAGAAGACAGGATCGCGACGATCGAAGCCGGCGCCACTGATTACCTGATCAAACCGGTCGATTTTAAACTGTTGAATGTTGCCCTCAAAAAATGCCTGAATAGCCCGGCATTACTATAAGCTTTCTTCCCCCTGTTGACGGATCATCCTGGTCCAGGCCGCATAACTACTCATCTTCCTGACTCTCACGTCATTTGACTGCGATTATGTCGCGTCATCACAGTACATTTTTGTCTGAATTAGTTTTCTCCTCTCACTTTTAAACCCAATTTTTATGCAACCAATTAACGTTCCATTACTCAATTGTCCGTTTGAGGCAAAGATCAGCCCTTTTGTGTCTGAAATTGACAGGCACACTTCCTCCTGGCTGCAGGAATTCAACCTGCTGCAATCAGACGAAGCGTACGACCGCTTCCGTAAGTACAAATTTGCCTGGATGACGGCCCGCACCTATCCGGACGCAGACCTGGATTTCCTATGCACGGCCAATGATCTGAACACCTGGCTGTTTGTACTGGATGATCTGCTGGACCATGTTACTCCCGAGACTTCAGCGTACCGGGAGCAGGGCTACCTGCAACAGGTTATTACTGACTTTGTTAATGTACTGCGGTACGACAAATGCATCGGCAGGGAAACCAACCCGGTACTCGCAGCGCTTAGCGACTTCTGGAACAAGATGCGGCAGCTAAGTACAGTGTCATGGCAATGCCAGTTCACACTCAGCCTGAAAGCCACCTTTGAGGCTGCTGTATGGGAAGCTGAGAACGCGAAACAGCGGAGACATCCTTCCGTGTTTCAGTACATGCAGATGCGTCCTTTCTTCAGCGGCGCCAACCTGGGCACAGACATGCTCGAAGTAGCAGCACAGACCTACCTCCCTGTTTTCGTACTACAGAATGAGCAGTTCCAAAAGCTGGTCGACCTTGCACGGCGGGCAGTATGCTGGGCGAATGATCTCTTTTCACTGTCCAAAGAACTGGCCCATGGAGACGATCATAATCTTGTAGTGGTGATCGAACATGAACAACAGATCAGCCTTGAGGAAGCTATTGCTGAAACAGCCGCTATCCATAATCGGGAAATAGCGCTTTTCAACGAGCTGAGAACCCAGCTGCCTTCATTTGGCGCTCACATCGACCTTTCCATCCAACGTCACCTGGATGCATTGGGAACCATGGTACGTGGGTTCATGGACTGGTCCATCTACGATACCGCCAGGTATGAATTCAATTACACTGCCAGATAATGCTATCCTGTAAATAATGCTATCCTATGGCCTGGCAGGAGCCTTTTCCTGCCAGGTATCTCCCCCGGCTGTACGACCTGCTGTAACTGCGGTCACCACCGTCGGCAGCCGGTAATAAGCCCTGGAAGCTGCGCAGATGCCTTCCCCCGAAACCTGTCGGCCGTAACTTGTCTATCTATTGCGTTGCTAACCATTTCATAGCAATTTTGCCAATCCGGTAAGATGCTGATAATCAACATATTTAAAAAGTGTTCAGTTTCCGCTTGGTAATGTTTAATATAATTTTATATATTTAACGTCGTTGTAGTGCGGGAGTAGTAATGCCCCTCCCAGTGGAAAAACCTAATGCCCTGATTGCCAGACGTGAAAGATAGACCCGGTTTATTGAAAACTAAAACCTGAATTTTAATCATATACATAATCCTGCTATCATGAAAGTAACACCTATCAGCTTTCCGAGTGTTTTCGAAACTGCGTATGGTAACACAGAAAATTCCTCAAAAGACTTATTGAATGGATTGAAGATCAAAAAAGATGAAAACTGGTATATAGTCGGGAACCTGGCAAGACGGGGTGGGATCAACCCTGGTCGTGTCACCAATGCCGCCCCACAGGAGGACGATTATGAGATCCTGTTCAAGGCCGGACTGGTGAATGTACTGGATAGGGTGCAGCAGCCATTGTCCATTACCATGGGTTTTCCGTTTTCAACGTACAACATCTATAAAGGCGCAGCAGAGAACTTCCTGAACAAACGCCATTTCCTCATAGAATATGATACGCATACTTTCAACAATAAAGGCGCTATCAAAAAAGGGATGCTGGACATTGAGCGGTATGAAGTGATCCCAGAGATTGTGGGAGGTATTATCGGTTTGAAAAAGACCATCAGTGATCCTAAGACTGAAAACTTTATCGCTGTCAGTTTCGGTTTTGGTACTATTGAGGGAGGTATGGCAACGGCGGATGGCCTCATTCACCGTACCTGCTTCAGCTCTCACGGTATCAAGTATGCCATCAACAACCTGGCCCGCGAGCTGAACAAACAATACTACCTGGATATGAAAAATGAGCACCAGCTGGACGATGCTTTCATGAAAGGTTCTATCTTTACCAACAGGAAACGTATTGACCTGAAGGATGTACGCAAGGCTTTATTGACCCAGTACTACAAGGAAGTGGTGTCTCCGCTGATGAGGAACTACTTTACCGACCAGGACTTTGAAAACTGTAGCAAGATCTACCTCATGGGTGGAGGTGCACACTACCGCGAACTGACGGATGCTTTCATGGAAGATTTTAAAGACTTCATTCCCGTTGAAGTAGCACCGAATCCTGAAAATCTTGTAAGCATAGGCTATTTGTACAACTCTTTAAGAATATCAGACGACAAACATCATCGCAGTGTAGGGCTTGACCTGGGCAATGCATCCTCGATCATTTCTATTTTTGAAGAAGAAACTTTATCTGCTGGCTCAAATTTGTGATGTGCTTCCCTTGAAAGAGTTAATCAAAAAGGCTTTTGGAAAGGACATGTTCCTTATTCCAAGCCAGGTGTCCGTACAGGGCGCCGTCGAATCCACTATTCCCGGACGTATTGATGGCAATATAAGAGGCGATGTCCGTACAGAGGGCATGCTTGTCATAGGTAAAAGCGCAAATATCCGCGGTAATATCTATGCAACAGACCTTGTTGCCTACGGAAAGATCTATGGGGATATTATTGTAAGCAATAAAGCTGTTATCAGCAACAAAGCATATGTAAAGGGAGATGTGACCGCACTCGTGCTGGAAGTTGAACAGGATGCCGTCATTGAAGGCGCCATCCGCAAACATCCGACGGAGGCTGACGATGTCGTTCCCCCTCCTGCTGAAGAAGACGTTGAGAAGCCACAGCCTGCTGAAGACGAAGAGCAGGCAAGTTCGTGGTTTTGATAAATTATTGGTCTTGAGAGCCCACCGTTAGCTGGTGACGTATAGAAAACTGGTTTGTGGTTGCTGATAAATTTCCCGGATGATCAATTACAAGCCGGACGAGGATTAACTTAAAATGATTCTTGTTCACAAACTGTAGTTGATCATTTTTTTATTGGCATGATCAAGGCATAAAAAAACGTATCATCATGATACGGACATCTTATAGTTCAATTTAGGGGAATTCAATTTGAAATGTAATACGCATCAGTGATCACTTTTCGCACGTCAATTAAAAGCGCAGTCTAGGTTTCTTTTGTGGAGGAAGTTGTCTCCTCAGTTTCTCTTTCAGCCCCTGGACCGGCTTGAAAAAAGCTGCAGTTTCTGCATCACTTAGCACCCTGGCCTTGCCATTCTTTATCAGCGTGGCCAGAATTTCCGCTGATCTGCTTAAAGTAATTGCCATTTCAAAACCCTTTTAAATTATTTATGTAAACACTAAAATTACCCAAATCTAAACATTTCTTTACCAATCTGTTCTTCCTTCCGTTCCAACTATAAAAAATGTTTTTATAGCCACCAAAGATAAGTGCACTGTAACCATCGGGATTGGGTTCAGTTGCATCAAGGATAAACAATCCGAATGCTTGCCTTCTCTTAATATTCACTTTATCTGATATTTCAGCTACCCATATGAACTCAGACATAAACATATCAGTAATATATTCTCTGGCGTCAGAATTGAAGTTTATACTACGAGCGATGTAGTCTTTATAAGATCGGCTGGAAGCCAAGAATAACCGAACAAAAATCTCAGTGCCATTGGCAATGGGAAAAGTTCCTCTCAGTAAAAGCTCTTTTATATAAGCCTTGGCTGTAATTGCTTCGAGATACAGTTTTGGATGTAGAGGCACAATAAACTCGTTAATTCTACAGGCCTTCCAATCCGGGCCATTATAGTGTAATGCAGGAGTATCAAAAGACTGCAACCGATATGGAGGCATATTATCGTCTATAAATACAATTTTTCTGGGAATGTCATCATTATCAAAGAACAGAATGCCTTTATCTCTAATAATAGACTTTAAGTCACTATCAGACTCCTCGGAAACCAAGAGATTGTCTGTCAACTCGTCTGTTGTTTGCGTCCGACCGATAGCTATCAATGCGTGGCCAATCGTTCCCGTTCGATGACTGTTATCCATTCCAAGTATCAGAGGCAGACCACTTTCAATGTAGCTCGAAAAGGCCCGCCGGAATAAGATATCTCCTAACTCGTCCCGGGTATAAATTTTAGCACCGAATCCAAGCTCCCTGATGGCAAAGCTGATTTGTTCGGTCAGCAAGCCTTCTGTAGGTATCAGTCGTGCATGAGAGCGACTTTTAATAATCTCCGCGATCATAGATGGAGGCACCGGACTATATTCCGCATACCTGGATGAAAAATATTCCATAACGGCCCAGATCGAAGTTTCAGCACAACTGATCATTTCAGCATCCTGAGAAGAATGAGGAAACCCTTCTGCCACCAATTTTACAGCGTGAACACTGGACGGGTAGCTGGAAGTAACACAAAGAAAATTATCTTCCTGCAGCGCCTTCGGATGTATAATACTCCTTCCTATGACGTTGGGGATCGTTGGCCTAAGCACCATAAAACCATAGTACCTCTCCTGGAGTGTTGACAAGCCTGCATGCTCTCTGAAATCGCTTGCGGAAAGCGGACCATCGAAGAAAGACAAACGGATACAGTCCTTTTTATAGTCTTTTAATTTCGTGGCGAAATAGGAATAATAAGTATCCCGATACATACTGTCGGCGTAGGGTGCTTCAATAACGAAATGTACAGTAGGCTTGAGCTTTTTTATTGACTCCAGTACGACGTTATCATATATGGAAGCCGCTGTACCATTGGGAATTTCCCACTCATTCGCGAAAAGAGCTGTTAATTCTGTTCGTAATTCTGTTGGATTACAAATTCTCGTTAGTCCCGTCATCAGGTATAGTATAATTGGATTAAAAGGTTAACAATGCACGTTGAGGAATCTGCAAACTATTACATTTTTACTAAACAATCTTCAGGATAACGAAATAATTTTTTAGTGTTCACTTAGACATAAAATCATTGCATATTCAGTACGCCAATTGCACATCTCATTTCTAATACATTCAAACGTTGACGTTTAAACGAACACAAACAAAAATCCCCGGCATTACACCCGGGGATATATAATTTAATGACACCAATATTGGAGAGCCGGTTTAATGCCTTGGCTTGGCCCGTTCATATTGCACCGGCCACACAAACGATTCATCTTTCAACTCATGCGCCGCATGCATGGGGAAATACGGATCTCTCAGATACTCCCTCGCCATGATCACCAGATCAGCTTTCCCTTCCGCGATAATGGACTCTGCCTCAGTTGCCGTAGTTATCAGCCCTACTGCACCGGTCAGTATACCCGTCTCCCTGCGGACATGTTCTGCAAACGGCGTTTGATATAAGGGCCCGACAGTTATTTTCTGATGATGCGCTAATCCTCCTGATGAGGTATCAATAAGATCTACGCCTTTATCCTTCAGGATGCGTGCCAGTGCTGTCGTGCTTTCCAGGTCCCAGCCGCCATCTGCCCAATCTGTTGCAGAGAGCCGCACAAACAGGGGATAATCTTCCGGCCATACTTCTCTCACAGCTGCCACTACTTCCAGTACCAGGCGGATCCTGTTCTCAAAGCTGCCGCCATAGTCGTCTGTCCGGTGATTGCTGAGCGGTGACAGGAATTGATGAAGCAAATAACCATGCGCCCCATGTAGCTCTATTACTTTAAAACCGGCCTTCAATGCACGTGCAGCGGCCGCTTTAAAATCTGCTATTACTTTATGAATACCTGCTGTAGTCAATGCGATGGGTTTCCCGTATTTCTCTGAGAAAGGAATGGCACTGGGCGCGTAGATCTCTTCCCAGCCGCCCTCTGCGGGGGGTACGAGCCTGATACCTTTCCAGGGCACTTCCGTACTTGCCTTTCTGCCCGCATGCGCCAGCTGTATACCAGGCACGGCACCATGAGCGGAAAGAAAACCGGTGATCCTTTGCAGATTCGCAATATGCGCGTCGTCCCAGATGCCAAGATCCGCAGGCGATATCCTTCCTTCCGGACTAACGGCCGCCGCCTCTGTGATAATAAGTCCGGCCCCTCCTACCGCGCGACTCCCCAGGTGCACTAAGTGCCAGTCATTGGCAAAACCATTCTCTGAGCTGTATTCACACATGGGCGAAACGGTAATCCTGTTCCTGAATGTAATATTCCTGATCTGTAAGGGTGAGAAGAGTGCTGCCATTGATCCTGTTATTTTGTTTACGTTTATGGGTTAAAAGTTAAGAAATAATGTAACAGGATCAGCAGAATAGTACGCAGGTCATCAAACGTCATTAACAAACCTTTATAGAACTCCGCCAGGAGTCCCCTTGTTTGTAGCCCTGGGTTTTCAATCCGGGGTATGGGAATTCCCCATTTTATCCCCGGTACATGAATATCACCTCCCGTCTTCGTCAACCACCATAAAACAAAAACCCCCAGGCTTCGCCTGAGGGTTCATTGCTAAATGTATGAAAAAGCAAGCTTAGTCGATACGTCTAACGTTAACGGCATTCATACCTTTCCTACCTTCCTGCAGCTCAAACTCTACTCTGTCATCTGCCTGGATTTCGTGAATAAGACCGTTCACGTGTACAAAAGTCTCTTTATTGGATTCATCATGCTTAATGAAGCCAAAGCCTTTTGTCTCGTTGAAGAACTTTACAGTTCCCTGGAATTTTGTGTTCATTTGTACTATTTGAAAAATTTGTAAAGGTTGAAGGTAACTCATAAAACCTACTGTACCAAATAAAACTCATTCTCTTTCAATATTTTCTCATATTGTTCACAATTATAAGATTAACATATTTATAACATTTTTATATATCAATCCTTATATGTACATTGTGCATATGCAATACGGGGATGCGACTTTTTTTGAACTTGATTCCGCTCTTTCTTCTTCTGTTTTATCGTCAATTGCCAACATTTATTACCTACAACTGATCGCGAACTAAATTTTTTCTTTTAAAATCTTTTATGGCCAAAGTTACATTCAACAACAAGAAAGCACTCTTTTTTCAATCGCTCAAAGCTGCTGTGGAAGAGTACTTTAAGGAAAACAACATTAAAAAGACAGGGAACAGGCATCTGTATATAAAGACAATCGTGCTCATCCCACTGGCGGTACTAATCTATCTCTCCCTGCTGATATTTCCAATGGCGGCACTGCCCGGTATCGCGCTATCGGCAATACTGGGGTTCGTTCTTGCCTGTATAGGTTTTAATGTCATGCATGATGCCTGCCACGGCAGTTACTCGGAAAACTCAACAGTCAACGATATCCTGGGCCTTACCTTAAACGCCCTGGGAGGAAATGCTTTTATCTGGAAACAGAAACATAACATCATCCATCACACCTATACAAATGTGGACGGGATGGACGATGACATCGCGAAGAGCCCGCTGATGCGTCAATGCAGCACCCAGACATGGACGCCGGCACACCGTGTACAGCATATCTACGTCGTAGCAATTTATGCGATCTCTTCCTTTGCTTGGGTGTTTATCATGGATTTTGTCAAATATCTTAGCCGCAAAGTATATAGAACACCATTGCAACCCATGAAGATGAAAGATCATCTCACGTTCTGGGCCAGTAAGGCATTGTATCTTGTATTCTACGTAGCGCTTCCCGTTGCCCTCCTCGGCTGGCAGGCCTGGCTGATAGGATTTACCGCTATGCACGTAGTAATGGGCTTTACGCTGGCCATCGTTTTCCAGCTGGCACACGTAGTGGAAGAAACTAATTTCGAAGCCGTGGGTGACGAAACGAAAGTCATTGAGAATGAATGGGCTATCCACCAGATCAATACTACCTCCAATTTTGCACCGGGTAATAAGATCATCTCCTGGTTTGTCGGCGGACTAAACTACCAGGTGGAACACCACCTGTTTCCCCGCATCAGCCATGTGCATTACCCACAGATCAGTAAGATCGTGGCTGCCAAGTGCGCGGAGTTCAATGTGCAGTACAACTGTCTGCCTACTATGATGTCGGCCGTCCGTTCCCACTTCCGCTTTATGCGCGATCTGGGAAGAAAACCGGTTCCGGCAATAGCTGGTTGACAAGGTCAAGTAATTGAAAAATAGTTGCTTGACTGTATCAAGTAACTGGCAAAAATAAAGCCCGGCAGTCTTTAAAGGCTGCCGGGCTTTACTATCTAATGTTTTCAGACCTACATTGTAGCCTTGTTAATCTCGGTAAATAGCTGACGGAAACACTTCGTCTGCGTATGCACCGTATCTGCAGGTTTACCGTCTTCACGGGGCCTTGGCTGTTTCCTGCCGTAATATTCGTCCATGAAGTCTTCCGCTCCCGACCATACAGTCTGCATCATTCCCTGGTACCTGTCTTTCATGATCGGTGTAGCCGACGCACGGAATTCCAGCATATCCTTCACTTGTTGGGTGGCAAATTCCGGCTTCCTCCAGGGACAGGTGATCACCTTCAAGCCCTTCATCGCGAAATATACCGGCGTTTTATCCGGACGGTCGTAATGCCAGTCGCAGATCGTCACATCTTTAGGGATCAGGTCAACAGCGCGATAGGTATTGTTCAAACTACCTTCCCACATACCAATACCAGTGGTTTTACCATCTATAAGCCGATCGCCCCATATCCATAAATCCCTGCCCTTTTCTGCCAGGTGATTGCGCAACAGGCTCACCTCTCCTGCGAATAATTCCGCCTTGTCGCGGCCGCCACAACGGGGACACTTCGCTTCTCCTATATAGAATACCTCATCCATCCCCGCATGGAAAGCTGTGCTCTCAAACGCATCGCACAGCTCATCTACCAGCTTGAATACCACGTCGTGCACTTCGGGGTGCAGCGGACAATAACTCTTACAATACAGCCCGTCTGCATTAGGCCATTCGTATTTCTCCGGCATCTTCACCCAGGGCGTTTCGTCAAACTGGGGGAACTTCGTCAGCAGGTTGTGCGTCTGACCAGCCCAGGATTGATGCCCCAGCAGGTTCAGTTGCGGAATGAGATTGATCTTGTTCTGACGGCATACCTGCACCAGCTTCTTGATATCGGCTTTGGATAAGGCCACGGGGTCCCTCAGCTCAGGAAAACTTTCGTACTCATAGTTGTAGTCCACCCGTAGTATCAGGGTGTTGACCTTACGGGTTACCAGTTCTTCCCTGATAAATTTGATAAAGTCATCGAGTGCGGGCTTTCTCGGCGCTCCGATACAAAAGCCCCTTACGGGCATAATACTGTCAGGTACAGGCGCCTGTGTAGCGGTTGTCCTGCTGCCAGACCTGAATGCAGTCAGTACCGCCGCCAGCGCACAAAGCAGGAGCACATTTCTCATAAATGTGGCATTAAGCATGGAATTGAATTTAGAACGTGAACATGAATAATGGAAAGGGCCGTCCGCCTTCAGCGAACAGCCCTTGTAAAATAACAAAAATTAGCAGCAAATTATTTCATATTCAGATCAACGGCACCTCTTATTTCTGTTGACACCTCTCCTACCGCCGGGTCGCCTTTGTCCTGCTGTCCTGTATAGACC from Chitinophaga filiformis carries:
- a CDS encoding terpene synthase family protein; translation: MQPINVPLLNCPFEAKISPFVSEIDRHTSSWLQEFNLLQSDEAYDRFRKYKFAWMTARTYPDADLDFLCTANDLNTWLFVLDDLLDHVTPETSAYREQGYLQQVITDFVNVLRYDKCIGRETNPVLAALSDFWNKMRQLSTVSWQCQFTLSLKATFEAAVWEAENAKQRRHPSVFQYMQMRPFFSGANLGTDMLEVAAQTYLPVFVLQNEQFQKLVDLARRAVCWANDLFSLSKELAHGDDHNLVVVIEHEQQISLEEAIAETAAIHNREIALFNELRTQLPSFGAHIDLSIQRHLDALGTMVRGFMDWSIYDTARYEFNYTAR
- a CDS encoding M1 family metallopeptidase, giving the protein MTINKILLCSGFLLASFVHAAVGQTATSKYDQHEAFSPLFYPTNGNEYRSASGAPGHKYWQNRADYAITAVLDTATHRISGAVTITYKNNSPDKLPFLWLQLDQNIYREDSRGAATTVVTGGRFANRSFTEGYNIKSVNVVINGKKTAVKYNITDTRMQLILPEALKAEGGLAKIYVDYAYEVPQYGTDRTGRLQTRYGWIYEIAQWYPRMEVYDDVLGWNSIPYQGASEFYLEYGDFDYTITAPAGMIVAGSGQLQNEAQVLTAKQQAQLAKARNSDQTVMIRDSAEVASAQPKGGMLSWHFLCKNARDVAWAASTAFVWDAARINLPSGKKALAQSVYPIESIMAPNGWVRSTEFVKGCIEIYSKQWFEYTYPVATNVAGIVGGMEYPGIVFCSHRSTGGGLWGVTDHEFGHNWFPMIVGSNERKYAWMDEGFNTFINDGSGKVFNNGEFYQKQQGQSMGRAMSGDPIMSTPDVIQSSYLGIAAYYKPAMGLGILRDYILGKERFDYAFRTYVERWAFKHPTPWDFFRTMENVAGEDLSWFWRGWFLNSWKLDQAVKDVKYVNNDPAKGALITVENLEQMALPVVLAVTDSKGRTDTVKLPAEIWQRGGSWTFKHNSDSRITKVVIDPDKAFPDVDPSNNVWAGGSKKVPANVSAKDVLNKYLQAIGGVDKVNAIKDQTITATGSVQGTQIKMTKKFKSPDKFLLDVFIPMMNVHATKLVVNGDSVSAIQMGTPTPVDAASKERIKANLALIPEVGYLKDGVEIHLSPNIVTDDNGTDTYLITVKEDEDLVTELYYDVTTGFLVKKISRSGEQETGAIETSDYRDVNGVKFPFLLKNNIGGQQIDFRVDEIKTNSGLTDTDFK
- a CDS encoding polymer-forming cytoskeletal protein, translating into MKELIKKAFGKDMFLIPSQVSVQGAVESTIPGRIDGNIRGDVRTEGMLVIGKSANIRGNIYATDLVAYGKIYGDIIVSNKAVISNKAYVKGDVTALVLEVEQDAVIEGAIRKHPTEADDVVPPPAEEDVEKPQPAEDEEQASSWF
- a CDS encoding hybrid sensor histidine kinase/response regulator, which gives rise to MTIKGTFRAITLIGADTLDLNERSRIIKVNILAIVTGVMALFFGTFFYIVSGKLGLFLGTFVEGSACFYVIFLNKKRKYDIAAFYLQMIHNAATFYFGCLLSDVVEASLLAIFLIGTSLLIVKDKMFRTTCIVVAMITLVMLEVNRLAGIIPPYDFNPLSKIVIHYSAILVIVSLNILIIMFYVKHNDELLKAQKEHSENLEHQVQIRTAELEQANNYKSVFLRETNHEIRVPLNAIYSISQLLLMDAKKNNDTTYIKQAEHLCAASHHALDVINNVLELSRIEAGKLHEVHNEAFAIRGLLDNIVDTGQYIAKAKGVHIVPNYNKRKLPTLLVTDKVKLTQIINNLLFNAVKFTADNSTITLSATVENDTCCIKVKDQGEGISQDMIAPIFDPFITGWNSFSGGTGLGLHIARHLANLLGGNISVESVVGKGTEFSLSFPLQACAVPAAQEEVPEIRMDEAPYAGVKVLVIEDDDMSRIYLTQYLRRLGCELESCGTGADTIDLLHHYTPDIILADRHLPDMEAGEILAYVRNAPMLRRVPVIVISGDVFEEDRIATIEAGATDYLIKPVDFKLLNVALKKCLNSPALL
- a CDS encoding ParM/StbA family protein, with translation MKVTPISFPSVFETAYGNTENSSKDLLNGLKIKKDENWYIVGNLARRGGINPGRVTNAAPQEDDYEILFKAGLVNVLDRVQQPLSITMGFPFSTYNIYKGAAENFLNKRHFLIEYDTHTFNNKGAIKKGMLDIERYEVIPEIVGGIIGLKKTISDPKTENFIAVSFGFGTIEGGMATADGLIHRTCFSSHGIKYAINNLARELNKQYYLDMKNEHQLDDAFMKGSIFTNRKRIDLKDVRKALLTQYYKEVVSPLMRNYFTDQDFENCSKIYLMGGGAHYRELTDAFMEDFKDFIPVEVAPNPENLVSIGYLYNSLRISDDKHHRSVGLDLGNASSIISIFEEETLSAGSNL